The DNA sequence GCGTCGCCAGGACCGCACCGCAGCCGGTGTGCCCCATCACAACGACGAGGCGTGTTCCGAACTCAGTCGCAGCAAATTCGACGCTGCCCACCTGAGATGAGGCCGCGATATTTCCAGCGACGCGGATCACGAAGAGAGCACCCAGCCCCTGATCGAAAATCACCTCAGCTGGAACGCGTGAGTCCGAACACCCGAGGATGATGGCAAATGGCGACTGCCCGCCGACCAGTTCGGCCCGACGGTGGTGCGCCTCGGCCACCGTCAGATTCGGCGCATCTGCCACGAATCGGGCATTTCCGTCTTGCAGGCGGGCGAGGGCTTCAGCAGCAGGAAGCGTCATCAATGTTCTGAGTAGAGAGGAGTGGCTCCAAATATTCGCTCAGGAGCCCTTCACACGGCAACTTCCGGTATGAATTCTGACACGATTGTAATCTGGGGCGCCGGCGCTATGGGCGGGTCCATCGGCGCCTGGCTGGTCCGCGCCGGCCAGCCAGTTCTATTCGTCGACACCGACGAACAGCACGCCCGGGTGATCCGTGACTCAGGCCTCAAGATCATCGGGCCCGTCGACGAATTCTCGGTAAACGCGGACTGCGTTCATCCCAGTGACGTGACTTCTGAGATCACGACCGTGTTCCTCGCGGTGAAGGCTCATCACACCGAGGAATCCGTCCAGGCGATCGAGCCCCTGCTGGCCTGTGACGGAGTCGTAGTCTCGATACAGAACGGACTCAACGAACTCGTCATTGCGGCGGCCGTCGGTGACGATCGCACGATCGGTTCGTTCGTGAACTTCGGCGCGGACGTTCTTCACCCAGGTGTGGTAATGCGTGGGAATCGAGGCACTGTCGTTGTTGGTGAGCTCGATGGCGCACGCACGGACAGGGTCGAGGAAGTGCATCGCTTGCTGAGCCTCTTTGAGCCCAAGGCCCAGCTGACGGACAACATATGGGGATACCTGTGGGGCAAGCTGGCCTACGGATCAATGCTGTTTGCAACGGCCCTGACCGCCGCGTCGATTGCCGATGTCCTCGCTTCTCCGAAGCACCGCCCTGCCCTCATCGGCCTGGCTCGAGAGGCTATGGCCGTCGCTGCTTCACGCGGGGTGCGCCCAGAGGCTTTCGACGGATTCGACCCGGGAGCGTTCGCTCCTGAGGCGTCGTCCGTGGCCGCGACCGAGAGCCTCGACGCACTGGTCCGGTTCAACCGGGCATCCGCAAAGAGTCACAGCGGCGTGTGGCGCGACCTCGCGGTCCGAAAGCGCCGCACGGAAGTCGATGCGCAGATCGCACCCATCGACAGTATTGGAGCGGAAAGCGGCGTGCCTACACCGCTGACCCGACGACTGGTGGAGCTGGTCCATGATGTCGAGGAGGGTCGAAGAGATCAAAGTTGGGAAACGCTGGACCAACTCATCTGACATCAGTCGCCTGGTGCATCCGGGGCAAGTACTTTCCGGCCCCCTAACGAGCGATCTGTCGCTCGCGTCACGCACGAACACGTCCGACTGGAGTCTCGACATGATGGCTATGCGCCGCCTTCTCGCACTGCCACTTCTGCTTCTGCCAATCCCAGTTTTTGCTCAGAGCACCGACACCGAACGAGCGGCCGCACGCGACATCATCGCCGAAATCGATGTGCTCCAAGCCCGGCTGAACCCGACGGGGATGGCCGAGGACCTCGCAGGCCGGAATGACGAAATGCGGGAGGCGCTCGTCCGCCGTACGACAGAGCTGTGGGAGTCGGAGATGCAGGATCTCAGCGACTTTATCGGTCTCAATCCCGAGGTCGGCTGGGAGGAGTTCCTCGCCGTCGATACGCTGTCGTCAGTGCTGCGAGGTCGGGGGTGGGATGTCGAGGTGGGGGTCGCCGGTCTGGAGACCGCCTTCGTCGCGACTTGGACGTCGCCAGCCGGCCAGGACGGACTGATGCTCGGCATGATTGCCGAGTATGACGCCCTGCGTGACGCAGATGGTCCGTTCCACGGGGATCAGCACAACGCGCAAACGCCGATCGTATTCGCATCAGCGTTCGCCATGGCGGAACACATGGCCGCTGAGGGAATTCCCGGGCGACTGCGCATCTACGGAACGCCGGCGGAGGAGGTCGGTCCGCCGGCGAAGGTCATTATGCACGAAGCGGGGATCTTCGACGGAGCCGACCTGCTCATCCGCAGCCACGGTGTCACCCAGACCTCGCGCGCTCAGGTCGGGTTCGGGAGTTGCTGCCTCAATATCAATGAGGTGAAGTACACCTTCCTCGGGAAGCCATCGCATCAGATGGCCTCGTGGCACGGGCGTAATGCGCTTGAAGCGGCAGTCCACTTCTACTCGATGGTGGACGGCCTGCGCTCGACCTTTCGCCCAGAAGCATCGATTCAGGGTGTGATCCCGGAAGGCGGCGAGGCGCCGAACGTCGTGCCCCAGCGAGCCGTCGTGGACTATTACATCCGATATCCCGACCCGATCTATCTGGAGCACATCAACAACATGATGGACGACGCGGCGCGCGGCGCGGCGATGGCCACTGGGACAGAAGTGCAGATCGATCGGTACGGTGAATACCGGGACGGGCTCTCGCTCGGAACTCTCCAAGAGCTTGCCTTTGCCTACGCGAACGAACTGGACGCCCCAAACATCAATCCAGAGCCCAGCCGACCCTCGGGTTATGAGGAGACAGGGGTCGTCACAAAAGACATTCCCGGCATCGGAATCAGCGTGTTCAGCTCACGTGGGGCGAATCATACACGCGGCATGCTCGACGATACCTTCAACGAGATCGGCCACACCGGCTTTCGCATCAGTGCCGAAATCATGACGTCGATGCTCTACGACTACCTCACGCGACCGGAGCTTCGCGAAGCCGTGATCGAGGAACAGGCCATCCTCGCGGGGCTCCTGGATCAATATCACGACGCTCTTCGCGCAGCCTATGCCAGCGAACTGGGGAGCCCGATCTCACAGAGGTAGCGCCCATCGGAAATTCTCGAAGGCTCCCAGAGATTGGCGCACCTTCGGGATCCACGACAGGTCGAGATACGGCACGATGCATGGATCCCGAAGTGCTCGATCCTGTCGCCGCTGTCTTCCAGAAAGAAGATCATCATCGTTCAGCCGTGTCCGCTATTCCGGATCTTTGCCGTTCGGACCAATCACCTTGTACAGGATGTATCCGGCAGCGCCAACTCCGAGCACAACCGGTACCCAGCCAAGCAGGTTGAGTACGATCGCGCCACCGAGGACCACCGCAGCTCCCTGAGCCCAGCCGATCATCTTCGCAGATGACTTCACTCGAGCGATGTCCCGCTCCGTGTAAATCTTCTCGGGCAGATTCATCGGTCGAGCGCGAATACCCAGAGCACACCACCTTGGGGTACGTAGGTGAACGTGCCTCGGGCTGAGTCCACGCGACGTGTCATGCTCGCCGGGTCCACTCCCCATCCGGACTGGACGGCTATGTACTGGACGCCATCTACGGCATATGTGACCGGAACGCCCATCACACCGGAGCTCAAACGCTTGCTCCACAGTTCCGCACCTGTTCCTGCATCAAAAGCGCTGAACCTCCGATCAGGCGTTCCACCCATAAAGACCAATCCACCCCCAGTTGTGAGGACCGAGCCCCAGTTAAGCGATGGAAAATTGGTCGTCCACTCGAGTGTGCCGGTATCGAGATTCCACGCCTGAAGTTCTCCGATGTGATCGGCCCCCTCGCGGAGAGTCATCTCAGAATCTGCACCCGTGTATCCGCGGCCCGGGATATACTCGACCTCCAGCCCCTCAATTGATCCGCAGTGATTGGTGTTCGCCGGGATATACAGCAGGCGCGTGTCGGGATTGAACGCCGCCGGTGGCCAATCCTTCCCTCCCCAGAGCGAAGGGCAGAACGACGTAACCTGCCCGGTGGTCGGCTTGTGGTCGGGGTCATATGTGGGGCGCCCGGTCTCCGGATCGATACTCGAGAAGACGTCCTGATACACATACTCGGTGGCATCGACGAAGCTGATGCCGTCAGCGCTTCGTTCCAGTGTCCACAAATACCCGTTGCGACCCGGGTGCACGAGCGCAGGAAACGTCCGGCCGTCACGTGTAAGGTCCACAAGCAGCGGCGTCGACACCTCATCCCAGTCCCAAGACCCGTTCCAGTGATACTGATGGTAGCCCCGGATCTCACCCGTCTGGAGATCAAGGGCGAGCACAGAGTTCGTGTACAGATTGTCTCCGTCCCGCTGATCGCCTACCCATGGACCCGGATTGCCGGTGCCCCAGTAGGTGAGACCCAACGCCGGATCGTAGTGTCCAGGCAGCCAAACGGGGGCGCCACCGGTCTCCCAGGTATCGCCAGGCCAGGTGTCGCTGCCGAAGTCGCCCGGCTCTGGCACGGTGTGCGTCTTCCATACCTCCACCCCGGTTTCCGCATCTAACGCCACGACGAAGCCACGGATGCCAAGCTCGCCACCCGAGACCCCCGCCATGATTCGCCCTTCGACCGCCAGCGGCGCGGTCGTCATGTAATAGCCGGACCCGTTGTCGGCGACGGAGACGTCCCAGATCTCTTCTCCGGTCAAGGCGTCGAGCGCAACCACCCGCGCGTCCAGTGTCGCCATGAAGACTTTGTCTTCATAAAGGGCAACGCCCCGATTCGTGTTGTGGATCGCGATGAGACGGTCCGGCAGGTCATGCTCGTAGAGCCAGAGCAGATCGCCGTTCCGGGCGTCGAGTGCGAACAGTCGATTACCCGGCGTCGTGATATACATCACGCCATCATTCACGATCGGTGGAGATTCGTGACCGCCGCGGACGCCGGTGGAGAACGTCCAGGCCGCCTCGAGATCGGACACGTTGCCGGATGTGATCTGATCGAGCTCGCTGAAACCCCAGCCCGCATAATTCCCGCGGTAGCTCAGCCAGTTCTCAGGCTCGGGATTCTCAAGGCGGTCCTGAGTAACGGACCGGTATGGGGGCGTCACGGCCAAAGCCATTGGTGGCGGGCCAGAGGCACATGCCGTCGTCACGAAGAACAACAGCAGCGCGCCAGTCAATCGT is a window from the Longimicrobiales bacterium genome containing:
- a CDS encoding 2-dehydropantoate 2-reductase, whose translation is MNSDTIVIWGAGAMGGSIGAWLVRAGQPVLFVDTDEQHARVIRDSGLKIIGPVDEFSVNADCVHPSDVTSEITTVFLAVKAHHTEESVQAIEPLLACDGVVVSIQNGLNELVIAAAVGDDRTIGSFVNFGADVLHPGVVMRGNRGTVVVGELDGARTDRVEEVHRLLSLFEPKAQLTDNIWGYLWGKLAYGSMLFATALTAASIADVLASPKHRPALIGLAREAMAVAASRGVRPEAFDGFDPGAFAPEASSVAATESLDALVRFNRASAKSHSGVWRDLAVRKRRTEVDAQIAPIDSIGAESGVPTPLTRRLVELVHDVEEGRRDQSWETLDQLI
- a CDS encoding peptidase dimerization domain-containing protein, with product MMSRRVEEIKVGKRWTNSSDISRLVHPGQVLSGPLTSDLSLASRTNTSDWSLDMMAMRRLLALPLLLLPIPVFAQSTDTERAAARDIIAEIDVLQARLNPTGMAEDLAGRNDEMREALVRRTTELWESEMQDLSDFIGLNPEVGWEEFLAVDTLSSVLRGRGWDVEVGVAGLETAFVATWTSPAGQDGLMLGMIAEYDALRDADGPFHGDQHNAQTPIVFASAFAMAEHMAAEGIPGRLRIYGTPAEEVGPPAKVIMHEAGIFDGADLLIRSHGVTQTSRAQVGFGSCCLNINEVKYTFLGKPSHQMASWHGRNALEAAVHFYSMVDGLRSTFRPEASIQGVIPEGGEAPNVVPQRAVVDYYIRYPDPIYLEHINNMMDDAARGAAMATGTEVQIDRYGEYRDGLSLGTLQELAFAYANELDAPNINPEPSRPSGYEETGVVTKDIPGIGISVFSSRGANHTRGMLDDTFNEIGHTGFRISAEIMTSMLYDYLTRPELREAVIEEQAILAGLLDQYHDALRAAYASELGSPISQR
- a CDS encoding PQQ-dependent dehydrogenase, methanol/ethanol family; amino-acid sequence: MKGPRLRLTGALLLFFVTTACASGPPPMALAVTPPYRSVTQDRLENPEPENWLSYRGNYAGWGFSELDQITSGNVSDLEAAWTFSTGVRGGHESPPIVNDGVMYITTPGNRLFALDARNGDLLWLYEHDLPDRLIAIHNTNRGVALYEDKVFMATLDARVVALDALTGEEIWDVSVADNGSGYYMTTAPLAVEGRIMAGVSGGELGIRGFVVALDAETGVEVWKTHTVPEPGDFGSDTWPGDTWETGGAPVWLPGHYDPALGLTYWGTGNPGPWVGDQRDGDNLYTNSVLALDLQTGEIRGYHQYHWNGSWDWDEVSTPLLVDLTRDGRTFPALVHPGRNGYLWTLERSADGISFVDATEYVYQDVFSSIDPETGRPTYDPDHKPTTGQVTSFCPSLWGGKDWPPAAFNPDTRLLYIPANTNHCGSIEGLEVEYIPGRGYTGADSEMTLREGADHIGELQAWNLDTGTLEWTTNFPSLNWGSVLTTGGGLVFMGGTPDRRFSAFDAGTGAELWSKRLSSGVMGVPVTYAVDGVQYIAVQSGWGVDPASMTRRVDSARGTFTYVPQGGVLWVFALDR